A genomic stretch from Arthrobacter sp. KBS0702 includes:
- the narJ gene encoding nitrate reductase molybdenum cofactor assembly chaperone yields the protein MSRREQVVYLAAAWCLSYPDEELAGRVPLMRAALAEFPGAVADFAEVLQRLESTPPLELQAHYVREFDLGKRHALHLSYWTDGDTRRRGEVLGNFKKTYRQSDILVDTHGELPDYLPMVLEYAALVDLAAGRDLLSRFRASLEMLRFGLLRDELPHARILQAICATLPGKSPSDEQAVMRMAGYGPPTEAVGLDPYDPRLLPVKGA from the coding sequence GTGAGCCGCCGCGAGCAGGTGGTCTACCTCGCCGCCGCCTGGTGCCTGTCCTACCCGGACGAGGAGCTGGCCGGGAGGGTGCCGCTGATGCGGGCCGCGCTGGCCGAGTTTCCCGGCGCCGTCGCGGATTTCGCCGAGGTCCTGCAACGGCTGGAATCCACCCCGCCGCTGGAGCTCCAGGCCCACTACGTGCGCGAGTTCGATTTGGGCAAGCGCCACGCCCTGCACCTGTCCTACTGGACCGACGGGGACACCCGGCGCCGTGGCGAAGTGCTGGGCAACTTCAAGAAAACCTACCGGCAAAGCGACATCCTGGTCGACACCCACGGCGAACTGCCGGACTACCTGCCGATGGTCCTGGAATACGCCGCGCTGGTGGACTTGGCAGCCGGGCGGGACCTGCTGAGCCGCTTCCGCGCCAGCCTGGAGATGCTCCGCTTTGGGCTGCTCCGGGACGAGCTGCCGCACGCCCGCATCCTGCAGGCCATCTGCGCCACGCTGCCCGGCAAGTCGCCGTCGGATGAACAGGCGGTCATGCGGATGGCCGGCTACGGGCCGCCCACCGAAGCGGTGGGCCTGGACCCCTACGATCCGCGGCTGCTGCCCGTGAAGGGGGCCTGA
- the narI gene encoding respiratory nitrate reductase subunit gamma: MPASEAEPGATAVISALDIVLWGVTPYVMVVVLVGGLVWRYKYDQFGWTTRSSQLYESRLLRIASPLFHFGLLAVIAGHFFGLVIPMAWTQAVGMSQEFYHFNALAVGGIAGVGTLGGIILLIYRRRTTGPVFMATTRNDKSMYVVLTAAIVFGLWTTLASVFEGEHGHNYRETVAPWFRSLFIFQPDIAAMAAAPFSFHLHTLVGMALFVIWPFTRLVHAFTAPFHYLFRPYIVYRSRDRGRDGAKAGAAARNSTTAARRGWSAVGTRDRDTRNR, encoded by the coding sequence ATGCCTGCGTCCGAAGCCGAGCCCGGAGCCACCGCCGTAATCTCGGCGCTGGACATCGTGCTCTGGGGCGTCACGCCCTACGTGATGGTCGTTGTGCTGGTGGGCGGCCTGGTCTGGCGGTACAAATATGACCAGTTCGGGTGGACCACGCGGTCCTCCCAGCTCTACGAATCCCGGCTGCTGCGGATCGCCTCGCCGCTGTTCCACTTCGGCCTGCTTGCCGTCATCGCCGGGCACTTTTTCGGCCTGGTCATCCCGATGGCGTGGACCCAGGCCGTGGGGATGAGCCAAGAGTTCTACCACTTCAATGCCCTGGCCGTCGGCGGGATCGCCGGGGTGGGGACCCTGGGCGGGATCATCCTGCTGATCTACCGGCGCCGCACCACCGGGCCGGTGTTCATGGCCACCACCCGGAATGACAAGTCCATGTACGTGGTACTCACCGCGGCCATCGTGTTTGGCCTCTGGACCACCCTCGCGAGCGTTTTCGAGGGCGAACACGGGCACAACTACCGCGAGACGGTGGCCCCGTGGTTCCGCTCACTATTCATTTTCCAGCCGGACATCGCGGCGATGGCGGCGGCGCCCTTTTCCTTCCATCTGCACACCCTGGTGGGCATGGCGCTGTTCGTGATCTGGCCCTTCACCCGGCTGGTCCACGCCTTCACGGCCCCGTTCCACTACCTCTTCCGTCCCTACATCGTCTACCGCTCGCGGGACCGCGGCCGGGACGGCGCCAAGGCCGGCGCCGCCGCACGAAATTCCACTACCGCCGCACGCCGCGGCTGGTCCGCCGTCGGAACCCGCGACCGGGACACCCGGAACCGCTGA
- a CDS encoding MFS transporter, with protein MAGAVPSAAAPGGRTLNLVLATAASVAGFWAWNSVATLGAFYTQNLQLNPATTGILVAMPVFVGSLGRIVVGALTDKYGGRAMFSFVLLAAIVPILLVALGGTIRSFALVLAAGLVLGVAGTVFAVGIPFVSAWYEPSRRGFATGVFGAGMGGTALAAFLNPRLVAWIGYFPTHLLIAGVLAVMAALVWFLMKESPGWSRTTAPVLPKLLDAAKAPVTWKMCLLYAVVFGGFVSFATYLPTYLRDVYSFDPSAAGARTAGFALAAVLARPVGGVLADRFGPKPVVVVSLAGVAVLAWVVNLQPDGDVPAGLTFVAMAAALGLGTGGVFAWVGVLAPAGKVGSISGVVSAAGGLGGYFPPLVMGATYDAATHSYSIGLLLLVVTALAALAFTLFVLHGRSTAKVAPA; from the coding sequence ATGGCCGGAGCTGTCCCGTCCGCAGCCGCCCCGGGCGGCCGGACGCTCAACCTGGTGCTCGCGACCGCCGCCTCCGTGGCGGGGTTCTGGGCATGGAATTCGGTGGCCACGCTGGGGGCCTTCTACACCCAGAACCTCCAGCTCAACCCCGCCACCACGGGCATCCTCGTTGCCATGCCGGTGTTCGTCGGCTCGCTGGGCCGGATCGTCGTCGGTGCCCTCACCGACAAGTACGGCGGCCGCGCAATGTTCAGCTTCGTCCTGCTTGCGGCCATCGTTCCGATCCTGCTGGTGGCACTCGGCGGCACCATCCGATCCTTCGCGCTGGTGCTCGCCGCCGGGCTGGTCCTGGGCGTCGCGGGAACGGTCTTCGCCGTCGGCATCCCCTTCGTTAGCGCCTGGTACGAACCGTCCCGGCGCGGCTTCGCCACCGGAGTCTTCGGCGCCGGGATGGGAGGCACCGCCTTGGCCGCGTTTCTGAACCCGCGGCTGGTCGCCTGGATCGGGTACTTCCCCACGCACCTGCTGATTGCCGGGGTCCTGGCCGTTATGGCCGCGCTGGTCTGGTTCTTGATGAAGGAATCCCCCGGCTGGAGCCGCACCACCGCCCCGGTGCTGCCCAAGCTGCTCGACGCCGCCAAGGCTCCGGTCACCTGGAAGATGTGCTTGCTCTACGCCGTCGTCTTCGGCGGATTCGTATCCTTCGCCACCTACCTGCCCACCTATCTGCGCGATGTCTACAGTTTTGATCCCAGTGCGGCCGGTGCCCGGACGGCCGGATTCGCCCTGGCCGCGGTGCTGGCACGGCCGGTGGGCGGCGTCCTCGCGGACCGGTTCGGCCCCAAGCCCGTGGTGGTGGTCTCGCTCGCCGGCGTCGCCGTGCTGGCATGGGTGGTGAACTTGCAGCCCGACGGCGACGTGCCCGCCGGGCTGACGTTCGTCGCCATGGCGGCGGCCCTGGGCCTCGGCACCGGCGGAGTCTTCGCGTGGGTCGGGGTGCTCGCCCCGGCGGGCAAAGTCGGCAGCATCAGCGGGGTGGTCAGCGCCGCCGGCGGCCTGGGCGGCTACTTCCCGCCGCTGGTCATGGGTGCCACCTACGACGCCGCGACCCACAGCTATTCGATCGGGCTGCTGCTGCTCGTGGTCACCGCGCTCGCGGCGCTGGCGTTCACGCTCTTCGTCCTGCACGGCCGGTCCACGGCGAAGGTCGCGCCCGCCTAG
- a CDS encoding DUF445 domain-containing protein yields the protein MQVNTERTARPAVPAAGAGHRLSAADVEKAAALRKMKLLAVSLLIGMAVIFVLAFALQKQYPWLEYVRAAAEGGMVGALADWFAVTALFKYPLGLKIPHTAIIPRRKDQIGASLGEFVETNFLSEQVVKEKLASVDVARKVGAWLSGPGGAERVAKEGAAVIRGAFTVLNDDDVQAVIEGMVRRHLLAPPWGPPVGRLAERVFEDGHHHALVDLLVDRTVDWVRDNHETVNRLVTDRSPAWVPNFVDGLVGDKVYVEILKFTHAVQADPKHQVRLSIDKYLKELAQDLQHDPVMIARAEGVKAQVLGDPEVRELASRTWGTVKAALLAAVDDPHSELTVRFKAAVHDFGTRLVVDPELAGKVNTWIGDAAGYLVNNYRADIAGVITDTVARWDAEETSQKIELQVGKDLQFIRINGTVVGALAGLAIFTVAHLVFG from the coding sequence ATGCAGGTGAACACTGAACGAACCGCCCGCCCCGCCGTCCCAGCGGCCGGCGCCGGACACCGGCTCTCGGCCGCCGACGTCGAAAAGGCCGCCGCGCTGCGGAAGATGAAGCTGCTGGCCGTGTCGCTGCTGATCGGTATGGCGGTCATTTTCGTGCTGGCCTTCGCCCTGCAGAAGCAGTACCCGTGGCTCGAGTACGTCCGGGCCGCGGCCGAGGGCGGCATGGTCGGCGCCCTCGCGGACTGGTTCGCGGTCACGGCGCTGTTCAAGTACCCGCTGGGCCTGAAGATCCCGCACACCGCAATCATCCCGCGGCGGAAGGACCAAATCGGGGCCTCGCTGGGCGAATTCGTGGAGACCAACTTCCTCTCCGAACAGGTGGTCAAGGAGAAGCTGGCCAGCGTGGACGTCGCACGGAAGGTCGGCGCCTGGCTCTCCGGCCCGGGTGGCGCCGAACGGGTGGCCAAGGAGGGCGCGGCCGTGATCCGCGGCGCGTTCACCGTGTTGAACGACGACGACGTCCAGGCCGTCATCGAGGGCATGGTCCGCCGGCACCTGCTGGCCCCGCCGTGGGGCCCGCCGGTCGGCCGGCTCGCCGAGCGCGTGTTCGAGGACGGCCACCACCACGCGCTCGTGGACCTGCTGGTGGACCGCACCGTGGACTGGGTCCGGGACAACCACGAGACGGTCAACCGGCTGGTCACGGACCGCTCCCCGGCCTGGGTGCCCAACTTCGTGGACGGCCTGGTGGGCGACAAGGTGTACGTGGAGATCCTGAAGTTCACCCACGCGGTGCAGGCCGACCCAAAGCACCAGGTCCGGCTCTCAATCGACAAGTACCTCAAGGAGTTGGCCCAGGACTTGCAGCACGATCCGGTCATGATCGCCCGTGCCGAAGGCGTGAAGGCGCAGGTGCTGGGCGATCCGGAGGTCCGCGAACTCGCCTCGCGCACGTGGGGCACGGTCAAGGCCGCGCTGCTCGCCGCCGTCGACGACCCGCACAGCGAGCTGACCGTCAGGTTCAAGGCCGCCGTGCACGACTTCGGCACCCGCCTGGTGGTCGATCCGGAGCTCGCGGGCAAGGTGAACACGTGGATCGGCGACGCCGCGGGGTACCTCGTGAACAACTACCGCGCGGACATCGCCGGCGTGATCACCGATACCGTGGCCCGCTGGGACGCCGAGGAGACCTCGCAGAAGATCGAACTCCAGGTGGGCAAGGACCTGCAGTTCATCCGGATCAACGGCACCGTGGTGGGCGCCCTCGCCGGACTCGCCATCTTCACCGTGGCTCACCTGGTCTTCGGCTGA
- a CDS encoding glycerophosphodiester phosphodiesterase family protein, producing MTTEEPAAARPLVYAHRGASAAFAEHTRAAYLQAIADGADGVECDVHLTRDQHAVLLHDANLDRTSDGTGPVADRTLAELRLLDFCSWKGARIPEEYGALSEQFLTLPELLDILRLAGREIGLAIELKHPSPYQLKLEDRVLAVLEAEGWDRTTSLLDNIRVSFMSFSPDSVKHLLQSVPASAICQLVDDVHVEEIREELGLGALTGGALANVLRAAQTEGERILDDGEVGLAGPGISYVRGHTRTVRRWLDSGRRFRVWTVDSADDVDLCRELGIQEITTNRPADVRAQLLAPF from the coding sequence ATGACTACCGAGGAGCCCGCCGCCGCCCGCCCGCTCGTCTATGCCCACCGGGGCGCCAGCGCAGCCTTCGCCGAGCACACCCGCGCAGCCTACCTGCAGGCCATCGCCGACGGCGCCGACGGCGTCGAATGCGACGTCCACCTCACCCGCGACCAGCACGCGGTGCTGCTGCACGACGCCAATCTTGACCGCACCTCGGACGGCACCGGCCCGGTCGCGGACCGCACCCTGGCGGAGCTGCGGCTACTGGACTTTTGCTCCTGGAAGGGGGCACGGATCCCCGAGGAATACGGCGCCCTGTCCGAACAGTTCCTGACCCTCCCCGAACTGCTGGACATCCTGCGCCTGGCCGGACGCGAGATCGGACTGGCGATCGAGCTCAAGCACCCCAGCCCGTACCAGCTCAAGCTCGAGGACCGGGTCCTGGCGGTGCTTGAGGCCGAGGGCTGGGACCGGACCACCTCGCTGCTGGACAACATCCGGGTCTCCTTCATGAGCTTCAGCCCCGACTCGGTGAAGCACCTGCTGCAGTCCGTGCCGGCTTCGGCCATCTGCCAGCTCGTGGACGACGTGCATGTGGAGGAAATCCGGGAGGAACTGGGACTCGGAGCCCTCACCGGCGGCGCCCTCGCCAACGTCCTGAGGGCCGCCCAAACCGAGGGGGAGCGGATCCTGGACGACGGCGAGGTGGGCCTGGCCGGGCCCGGCATCAGCTACGTCCGCGGGCACACCCGCACGGTCCGGCGCTGGCTGGATTCGGGCCGCCGCTTCCGGGTCTGGACGGTCGACTCGGCGGACGACGTCGACCTCTGCCGGGAACTGGGCATCCAGGAGATCACCACCAACCGCCCCGCCGACGTCCGCGCCCAGCTGCTCGCCCCATTCTGA
- a CDS encoding helix-turn-helix transcriptional regulator gives MDNKAEVREFLMSRRAKITPEQAGIPAGPNRRVAGLRRTEVALLADVSVEYYAKLERGAIGGASSSVLDAIARALKLNDTERTHLFNLARAADGIPLSGRPRRRPSKNALSRPSLHWVLSTITDGVAFVRDQHQNLLATNELGRAFYSPLIGTGGRTPNLARFQFLDPASRDFYPDWELFAEMCVAIMRTEAGRDPNDKGLHDLVGELSTRSDVFRQLWGSHDVRTHGSGTKRFNHPVVGGLTLAYEELLITADPGLVLMIYTAEPGSPSAERLRLLASWAVSGSTAVSPA, from the coding sequence ATGGACAACAAAGCCGAGGTACGCGAGTTCTTGATGTCGCGCCGCGCAAAGATCACCCCGGAGCAGGCAGGCATACCGGCCGGTCCGAACAGGCGCGTTGCCGGGCTCCGCCGCACCGAGGTGGCCCTCCTCGCGGACGTCAGCGTCGAGTACTACGCCAAGCTCGAACGGGGCGCCATCGGCGGGGCCTCCTCGTCCGTGCTTGACGCCATTGCCCGTGCCCTCAAGCTGAATGACACCGAGCGGACGCACCTCTTCAACCTGGCCCGCGCTGCCGACGGAATTCCGTTGTCCGGACGTCCCCGGCGGCGGCCCTCGAAGAACGCCTTGAGCAGGCCCAGCCTGCACTGGGTGCTCAGCACGATTACTGACGGGGTGGCCTTCGTGCGCGACCAGCACCAAAACCTCCTGGCGACTAACGAGCTGGGGCGGGCCTTCTACTCGCCTCTCATCGGCACCGGTGGCCGCACTCCGAACCTTGCCCGGTTCCAGTTCCTGGACCCCGCGTCCCGCGACTTCTACCCTGACTGGGAGCTCTTCGCAGAGATGTGCGTAGCGATCATGCGCACCGAAGCCGGCCGGGACCCCAACGACAAAGGCCTCCACGACCTGGTCGGCGAGCTGTCCACGCGCAGCGACGTCTTCCGGCAGCTGTGGGGCTCGCATGACGTCCGGACCCACGGCTCCGGCACGAAGCGGTTCAACCACCCGGTCGTCGGCGGGCTCACGCTTGCTTACGAAGAGCTCCTCATCACCGCGGACCCGGGGCTGGTCCTGATGATCTACACCGCCGAACCCGGCTCACCAAGCGCCGAACGGCTGAGGTTGCTCGCCAGCTGGGCAGTTTCAGGGTCCACAGCTGTGTCGCCTGCCTAA
- a CDS encoding MFS transporter: MNTTTLPAPARAVVEETKRLPLAALGALAVIGFVLVAMETMPAGLLPAIAAEMGTSEGTVGLFVSAYALGTVLITIPAITLTRGMRRKPLLLGGILGLVLANTTTALSNDVTLSLVSRFVAGAFSGVIWGMLAAYGRKISQPSRAGLSLAIVSVGAPVGFALGTPLGSWLGTTFDWRWAFAGLTAVAVIAGVFISVIAPDAEGQPGPSRLPLLRVFRIPGIAVVLAVIFTWMLAHNTIYTYIAPYLRTTGSTLTADVELFTFGISSIAGIIITGALLDRHPRPLLHGSVALFIAAAVVLLVGHTLLPAVIAGTVLWGATFGGAAAQLQAALTTTGGADSDVANSFLPVAFNLAIFGAGILGAALLTNFGALALAVVMIVAGLAALMLTIYGRRAAFPARL, encoded by the coding sequence ATGAACACCACCACCCTTCCGGCGCCGGCCCGGGCAGTTGTTGAAGAAACGAAGCGGCTGCCGCTCGCCGCGCTGGGCGCCCTGGCAGTCATCGGTTTCGTTCTCGTGGCGATGGAGACCATGCCCGCAGGCCTCTTGCCCGCTATCGCCGCCGAAATGGGGACCAGCGAAGGCACCGTCGGGCTGTTCGTCAGCGCCTACGCCCTCGGCACCGTGCTCATCACCATTCCCGCCATCACTCTGACCCGGGGCATGCGCCGCAAGCCGCTGCTCCTGGGCGGGATCCTCGGCCTTGTCCTGGCCAACACCACCACCGCCCTCTCCAATGACGTGACACTGTCACTGGTATCGCGATTCGTCGCCGGTGCGTTCTCGGGAGTCATCTGGGGGATGCTGGCCGCCTACGGCCGGAAAATCAGCCAGCCCTCCCGGGCAGGGCTGTCGCTGGCGATCGTTTCGGTGGGGGCACCCGTCGGATTCGCTCTCGGCACACCCCTGGGCTCCTGGCTCGGCACGACATTCGACTGGCGGTGGGCGTTCGCCGGGCTCACTGCTGTGGCCGTGATCGCTGGGGTCTTCATCTCTGTGATCGCGCCCGACGCCGAGGGGCAGCCCGGCCCTTCGAGACTTCCGCTGCTGCGGGTGTTCCGGATCCCCGGCATCGCCGTGGTCCTGGCCGTCATCTTCACCTGGATGCTGGCCCACAACACCATCTACACCTACATCGCCCCGTACCTGCGGACCACCGGTAGCACCCTCACCGCCGACGTCGAACTTTTTACCTTCGGAATTTCCTCGATCGCCGGAATCATCATCACCGGCGCGCTCCTGGACCGCCATCCCCGCCCGTTGCTGCACGGGAGCGTCGCCCTGTTCATTGCCGCGGCCGTGGTGCTGCTGGTGGGGCACACGCTACTCCCGGCGGTGATCGCGGGGACCGTGCTGTGGGGGGCCACGTTCGGCGGGGCCGCCGCCCAGCTGCAGGCCGCCCTCACGACCACTGGAGGCGCGGACTCCGACGTTGCCAACTCATTCCTGCCGGTGGCGTTCAACCTTGCCATCTTCGGCGCCGGCATCCTCGGCGCCGCACTGCTGACGAACTTCGGAGCCCTGGCGCTGGCGGTCGTGATGATCGTCGCCGGCCTGGCCGCGCTCATGCTGACCATCTACGGGCGCCGCGCCGCCTTCCCGGCCCGCCTCTAG
- a CDS encoding carboxymuconolactone decarboxylase family protein yields the protein MTDQPKQLGGGRKMFGDLAPKLAELTDDVLFEDVWNRSELSARDRSLITVAVLTAGGNTEQLGFHLGRAVENGVTREELVEAITHVTLYAGWPKGTSAMSVAKQLFTDNN from the coding sequence ATGACTGATCAGCCTAAGCAGCTCGGAGGCGGCCGCAAGATGTTCGGCGACTTAGCCCCGAAGCTTGCAGAGCTCACCGACGACGTGCTCTTCGAGGACGTCTGGAACCGGTCCGAACTCTCCGCGAGGGACCGCAGCCTCATAACCGTCGCCGTGCTCACCGCCGGGGGAAACACGGAGCAGTTGGGCTTTCACCTGGGCCGCGCCGTCGAGAACGGCGTGACCCGGGAGGAGCTCGTCGAAGCCATCACCCACGTCACGCTCTACGCCGGCTGGCCCAAGGGCACGTCCGCCATGAGCGTGGCCAAGCAACTCTTCACCGACAACAACTAA